The following proteins are encoded in a genomic region of Herminiimonas arsenicoxydans:
- a CDS encoding Putative Chromate transporter (Evidence 3 : Function proposed based on presence of conserved amino acid motif, structural feature or limited homology; Product type pt : putative transporter), giving the protein MDILQTDERPLREGPCPQSLADLFFSFTLLALQGFGGVLAVVQRELVEKKKWMTQEEFIEDWAVAQIMPGPNVVNMSLIIGGRYFGLPGALAAFAGMLTLPLVLIMIIAVLYAPYANHPQVAHALRAMGAVAAGLILATGIRLIRGLKNNPLGPYICGVLSMACFIAIALLRLPLAYPLFGLGLLGCILAYRKLAS; this is encoded by the coding sequence ATGGATATCCTGCAAACCGACGAACGCCCGCTACGCGAAGGGCCGTGCCCGCAATCCCTGGCCGACCTGTTTTTTTCCTTCACGCTACTCGCACTGCAGGGCTTCGGCGGCGTGCTGGCGGTCGTGCAGCGCGAGCTGGTGGAAAAAAAGAAATGGATGACGCAGGAAGAATTTATTGAGGACTGGGCCGTCGCGCAAATCATGCCGGGTCCGAATGTCGTCAACATGTCGCTCATCATCGGCGGTCGCTATTTCGGCCTGCCGGGCGCGCTCGCCGCCTTTGCCGGCATGCTGACACTGCCGCTGGTGCTGATCATGATCATCGCCGTCCTGTATGCGCCTTACGCCAATCATCCTCAAGTGGCGCACGCACTGCGCGCGATGGGCGCCGTCGCGGCAGGATTGATCCTGGCAACCGGCATCAGACTGATACGCGGCTTGAAAAACAATCCATTGGGGCCGTACATCTGCGGCGTCTTGAGCATGGCGTGCTTTATCGCCATTGCCTTGCTGCGGCTGCCGCTGGCCTATCCGCTGTTCGGCCTCGGTCTTCTCGGTTGCATACTGGCTTACCGGAAGCTGGCTTCATGA